One region of Mycolicibacterium rhodesiae NBB3 genomic DNA includes:
- a CDS encoding gamma-aminobutyraldehyde dehydrogenase, whose protein sequence is MTATVSVNLASSWIDGGPVVTGGGLHQVVNPATGAAVAEMALATPSDVDRAVASARAAFRDWAKATPADRAVVLAKLAELVDANAEQIIAEEVSQTGKPVRLATEFDVPGSIDNISFFAGAARHLEGKATAEYSGDHTSSIRREAVGVVATITPWNYPLQMAVWKVLPALAAGCSVVIKPAELTPLTTLTLARLATEAGVPDGVFNVVTGAGGDVGTSLAGHPDVDVVTFTGSTPVGRKVMAAAAVHGHRTQLELGGKAPFVVFDDADLNAAIQGAVAGSLINTGQDCTAATRAIVARDLYDDFVTGVAEVMSSVVVGDPHDPDTDLGPLISMAHRAKVAGMVERAPGQGGRVVTGGSAPDLPGSFYRPTLIADVAEDSEIYRDEIFGPVLTVRSFTDDDDALRQANDTAFGLAASAWTRDVYRAQRASREISAGCVWINDHIPIISEMPHGGFGASGFGKDMSDYSLEEYLSIKHVMSDITGVADKEWHRTIFAKR, encoded by the coding sequence ATGACAGCGACTGTATCCGTCAACCTGGCCAGCAGCTGGATCGATGGCGGCCCGGTGGTCACCGGAGGCGGGCTGCATCAAGTTGTCAATCCAGCCACCGGGGCGGCCGTCGCCGAGATGGCACTGGCCACGCCTTCCGACGTCGATCGAGCCGTCGCGTCCGCCCGAGCGGCGTTCCGCGACTGGGCGAAGGCTACTCCCGCCGACCGTGCGGTGGTGCTCGCCAAGCTCGCCGAATTGGTCGACGCCAACGCCGAGCAGATCATCGCCGAGGAGGTGAGCCAGACCGGTAAGCCGGTGCGATTGGCGACAGAGTTCGACGTGCCCGGCAGCATCGACAACATCTCGTTCTTCGCCGGGGCGGCCCGCCATCTCGAGGGCAAGGCCACTGCGGAGTACTCGGGCGATCACACGTCGAGCATCCGGCGCGAGGCCGTCGGCGTCGTCGCCACGATCACGCCCTGGAACTACCCGCTGCAAATGGCGGTGTGGAAGGTGTTGCCCGCGTTGGCCGCTGGGTGCAGCGTCGTGATCAAACCCGCAGAGCTGACACCGCTGACGACGCTGACGCTGGCGCGGTTGGCGACGGAGGCCGGGGTGCCTGACGGCGTCTTCAACGTCGTCACGGGAGCGGGCGGGGATGTGGGCACCTCATTGGCCGGGCACCCCGACGTGGACGTGGTGACGTTCACGGGTTCGACGCCGGTGGGCCGCAAGGTGATGGCCGCGGCCGCGGTGCACGGCCATCGCACGCAACTGGAGCTGGGCGGCAAGGCGCCCTTCGTGGTTTTCGACGACGCTGATCTGAACGCCGCGATTCAGGGTGCGGTCGCAGGATCGCTCATCAACACCGGCCAGGACTGTACGGCGGCGACGCGCGCGATCGTGGCGCGCGATCTATACGACGACTTCGTCACCGGTGTCGCCGAGGTGATGAGCTCGGTCGTGGTGGGCGACCCGCACGACCCCGACACCGATCTGGGCCCGCTGATCTCCATGGCGCACCGCGCCAAAGTCGCGGGCATGGTGGAGCGCGCGCCTGGTCAGGGCGGCCGCGTCGTGACCGGCGGCAGCGCCCCCGATCTACCGGGGTCGTTCTACCGGCCGACGCTCATCGCCGATGTTGCGGAGGATTCCGAGATCTACCGCGACGAGATCTTCGGGCCGGTGCTGACCGTGCGGTCGTTCACCGACGACGACGACGCGCTGCGGCAGGCCAACGACACCGCATTCGGGCTCGCGGCCTCGGCGTGGACACGTGATGTGTATCGGGCACAGCGCGCGTCGCGGGAGATCAGCGCCGGATGCGTGTGGATCAACGACCACATCCCGATCATCAGCGAGATGCCGCACGGCGGGTTCGGCGCATCCGGGTTCGGCAAGGACATGAGCGACTACTCGCTCGAGGAGTACCTCTCCATCAAGCATGTGATGAGCGATATCACCGGGGTTGCCGACAAGGAGTGGCACCGGACGATCTTCGCCAAGCGGTAG
- a CDS encoding SMP-30/gluconolactonase/LRE family protein has protein sequence MPSTSRKPSIDPVRWTPPPVDPLPQFPAAELTLVAVPGDAPEDVVVDADGSIWTGLIDGKIVRIAPHTGQTTVVGEIEGRPLGLHVARDGRLLVCSSPGGLLALDPATGAVETLVAEVDGRRLQFCSNVTELPDGTIYFTESTSAFTYEHFLGPIFEARNRGSVFRRDPDGTVLTVVPGLYFANGITPTADGSALVFAETQARRLSKYWLTGDKAGTVTPLAVNLPGSPDNLSTGADGRIWCAMVSPTNAVAEMMPKTPPALRKLLWRLPDRLQPKIKPVVWAVAFDPDTGRPVAGVRTEHPRFGMVTGLVEAGDKLWMGSIGFPAVAHVDLAATALR, from the coding sequence GTGCCTTCAACATCACGCAAGCCCTCCATCGATCCAGTCCGCTGGACCCCGCCTCCGGTCGATCCGCTGCCGCAGTTTCCGGCCGCGGAGTTGACCCTCGTCGCCGTGCCCGGTGACGCGCCCGAGGACGTGGTGGTCGACGCCGACGGCTCGATATGGACAGGTCTGATCGACGGCAAGATCGTGCGCATCGCTCCCCACACGGGGCAGACGACGGTCGTCGGCGAGATCGAGGGTCGACCACTCGGGCTGCACGTCGCCCGTGACGGCCGGTTGTTGGTCTGCAGCAGTCCCGGCGGGCTGCTGGCGCTCGACCCGGCCACCGGCGCCGTCGAGACATTGGTAGCCGAGGTCGACGGACGCCGCCTGCAGTTCTGCTCCAACGTCACCGAATTGCCCGACGGGACAATCTATTTCACCGAGTCGACGAGCGCGTTCACCTACGAGCATTTCCTCGGGCCGATCTTCGAGGCGCGCAACCGCGGCAGCGTGTTCCGTCGGGACCCCGACGGAACGGTGCTCACCGTGGTCCCTGGTCTCTACTTCGCCAATGGCATCACGCCCACGGCCGACGGGTCGGCGTTGGTGTTCGCAGAGACCCAGGCGCGCCGACTGTCGAAGTACTGGCTCACCGGCGACAAGGCGGGGACGGTGACGCCGCTGGCCGTCAACCTGCCAGGCAGCCCGGACAACTTGTCGACCGGTGCCGACGGCCGGATCTGGTGTGCGATGGTGTCGCCCACCAACGCCGTCGCGGAGATGATGCCCAAGACCCCGCCTGCGTTGCGCAAGCTGCTGTGGCGCCTGCCCGACCGGCTGCAGCCCAAGATCAAACCGGTGGTCTGGGCGGTGGCTTTCGACCCCGACACCGGCCGCCCCGTCGCTGGAGTGCGCACCGAGCATCCCCGGTTCGGCATGGTGACGGGTCTGGTCGAAGCCGGCGACAAGCTGTGGATGGGGTCGATCGGATTCCCGGCCGTCGCTCACGTCGATCTGGCGGCGACGGCGTTGCGCTGA
- a CDS encoding DMT family transporter, which yields MAWLVLIVSGVLEAVWATALSRSEGFTKLVPSVVFAITVILSMCGLAYAMRDLPTGTGYAVWVGIGAVLTVGYAMLTGEEAVSLVKAVLIVGIIGCIVGLKAVSH from the coding sequence ATGGCGTGGCTGGTTCTCATTGTCTCGGGTGTTCTCGAAGCGGTCTGGGCGACAGCGCTTTCGCGATCCGAAGGCTTCACGAAACTCGTACCGTCGGTGGTGTTCGCCATCACAGTGATTCTGTCGATGTGCGGATTGGCGTACGCGATGCGCGACCTGCCGACCGGCACCGGTTACGCCGTGTGGGTCGGCATCGGCGCAGTCCTCACCGTGGGCTACGCCATGCTGACCGGCGAGGAAGCCGTCTCGTTGGTCAAGGCGGTGCTCATCGTCGGCATCATCGGCTGCATCGTCGGATTGAAGGCGGTCAGTCACTGA
- the yhjD gene encoding inner membrane protein YhjD encodes MTPPVEPDKPGFLDRLRARYHWFDHVMRAQERYQDSKGDFYAAGITYFTIFALFPMLMVGFAIGGFILVSQPELLAEIQERIKSAVSGDVGQQLVELMNSAIKSRTSVGIIGLATAAWAGLGWMANLREALSQMWGMARQESRGFVHTKLSDLTAIVGLFLALVVTIALTVLGSSGVMKQVLEWVGLENVPGVSLALRAASLAISVLITWLLFTWMIARLPRESVSFRSALRAGLIAAVAFEVFKQVASIYLRSVVTGPAGATFGPVLGLMVFAYITARLILFATAWAATAKDNLEAAPVDPPQGALITPRVEFREGLSVRGALAAAAVGAVGALSISRFVRRQ; translated from the coding sequence ATGACACCTCCGGTCGAGCCGGACAAACCAGGATTTCTCGATCGCCTGCGCGCGCGGTATCACTGGTTCGACCATGTGATGCGCGCCCAGGAGCGGTACCAGGACAGCAAGGGCGACTTCTACGCCGCAGGCATCACCTACTTCACGATCTTCGCGTTGTTCCCCATGCTGATGGTCGGCTTCGCGATCGGCGGCTTCATCCTGGTGAGTCAGCCGGAGCTACTCGCCGAAATCCAGGAGCGGATCAAGTCGGCGGTGTCCGGCGACGTCGGGCAGCAGCTGGTCGAGTTGATGAATTCGGCGATCAAGTCGCGCACCTCCGTCGGGATCATCGGACTGGCCACCGCCGCATGGGCGGGCCTGGGCTGGATGGCGAACCTGCGTGAGGCACTGAGTCAGATGTGGGGGATGGCACGGCAGGAATCCAGGGGGTTCGTTCACACCAAGTTGTCGGATCTGACCGCCATTGTCGGCTTGTTCCTCGCGCTGGTTGTGACCATCGCCCTCACCGTGCTCGGTAGTTCGGGTGTGATGAAGCAAGTGCTGGAATGGGTTGGGCTGGAGAATGTTCCGGGTGTGAGCCTGGCGCTGCGTGCGGCGTCGCTTGCGATATCGGTGCTCATCACCTGGCTGTTGTTCACCTGGATGATCGCCCGACTTCCCCGGGAATCGGTCAGCTTCCGCAGCGCGTTGCGGGCCGGGTTGATCGCCGCGGTGGCCTTTGAAGTCTTCAAGCAGGTGGCGTCGATCTACCTGCGCTCGGTGGTGACCGGACCGGCGGGCGCGACGTTCGGTCCGGTGCTTGGTCTGATGGTGTTCGCCTACATCACCGCGCGGCTCATCCTGTTCGCCACCGCATGGGCCGCGACGGCGAAAGACAACCTGGAAGCCGCGCCCGTCGATCCGCCTCAAGGTGCGCTGATCACCCCCCGCGTTGAGTTTCGCGAGGGCCTTTCAGTTCGCGGTGCTCTCGCCGCTGCGGCCGTAGGTGCTGTTGGAGCGCTGAGCATTTCGCGCTTTGTCCGGCGTCAGTGA
- the trpS gene encoding tryptophan--tRNA ligase, producing MSTSRPIVFSGVQPTSDSLHLGNALGAIKQWVDLQDAYDAFFCVVDLHAITVAQDPEQLRRRTLVTAAQYLALGIDPSRCTIFVQSHVPAHAELAWVLGCFTGFGQASRMTQFKDKSQKEGSDATTVGLFTYPVLMAADVLLYDTQLVPVGEDQRQHLELARDVAQRFNARFPGTFVVPDVLIQKVTAKIYDLADPTSKMSKSAATDAGLISLLDDPKKTAKKIRSAVTDSEREIRYDPVAKAGVSNLLTIQSAITGTDVEKLAAGYEGRGYGDLKADTAEAVVEFVGPIQARVDELLSDPAELESVLAAGAERARDVSAKTLRRVYDQLGFLPGPR from the coding sequence ATGAGCACTTCCCGTCCCATCGTGTTCTCGGGCGTCCAGCCGACCTCTGACTCTCTCCATCTCGGCAACGCGCTCGGTGCGATCAAGCAATGGGTGGATCTTCAGGACGCCTACGACGCATTCTTCTGCGTCGTCGACCTGCACGCGATCACCGTCGCGCAGGATCCCGAGCAGCTGCGCCGGCGCACGCTGGTCACCGCCGCGCAATATCTCGCGTTGGGGATCGACCCGTCGCGCTGCACGATATTCGTGCAGAGCCACGTGCCCGCGCACGCTGAACTCGCCTGGGTCCTGGGCTGTTTCACGGGTTTCGGCCAGGCGTCACGAATGACGCAGTTCAAGGACAAGTCGCAGAAGGAGGGCAGCGACGCCACCACGGTCGGACTGTTCACCTATCCCGTGCTCATGGCCGCCGACGTTCTGCTCTACGACACCCAGCTCGTGCCGGTTGGTGAGGACCAGCGTCAGCACCTCGAACTCGCCCGCGACGTCGCACAGCGGTTCAACGCACGCTTCCCCGGCACATTCGTGGTTCCCGACGTGCTCATCCAAAAGGTCACCGCCAAGATCTACGACCTCGCCGATCCGACGTCGAAGATGAGCAAGTCCGCCGCCACCGACGCCGGGTTGATCAGCCTGCTCGACGATCCGAAGAAGACCGCGAAGAAGATCCGATCCGCCGTGACGGACAGCGAGCGCGAGATCCGCTACGACCCCGTCGCCAAGGCGGGGGTCTCCAACCTGCTCACCATCCAGTCCGCGATCACCGGCACCGACGTCGAAAAGCTCGCCGCAGGCTACGAAGGCCGAGGCTACGGGGATCTGAAGGCCGACACCGCCGAGGCGGTCGTGGAGTTCGTCGGTCCGATTCAGGCGCGCGTCGACGAGCTGCTGAGTGATCCGGCCGAGCTCGAGTCGGTGCTGGCCGCAGGGGCCGAGCGCGCCAGGGACGTGTCTGCAAAGACGCTTCGGCGGGTATATGACCAGTTAGGGTTCCTGCCAGGACCTCGCTAA
- a CDS encoding D-alanyl-D-alanine carboxypeptidase family protein — protein MGCVRTSSQRAAALATALFLLVSPAVAAAQPNAAPDTNSCPYKETTPPAVDASEVPKPGQAPPGPLPVPASPLGGDALSGCGVITAPGTPPLPNDVSAEAWLVADLDTGDVIAAKDPHGRHRPASVIKVLVAMQAIRDLPIHKVVPGTAEDSAQEGTKVGVGENGFYSINDLLHGLLMYSGNDAAHALAAQLGGMDTALGKLNNLADKLGGHDTRVATPSGLDGPGMSTSAYDLGLFYRYAWQNPIFADIVSTQSFDFPGRGDAGYPIENDNKLLANYDGALGGKTGYTDDAGQTFVGAAQRDGRRLVAVMLRGTRQPIAPWEQAAHLLDYGFSTPPGTKVGTLIEPDPSLVAPKPEAAAGAGALNAAPLLPDVDATPVRVGVGIVGSIIVFGLIMAARSVNRRPQN, from the coding sequence ATGGGATGCGTACGAACCTCGTCTCAACGCGCTGCGGCCCTGGCCACGGCCCTTTTCTTGTTGGTCTCGCCCGCGGTGGCCGCTGCGCAGCCGAATGCTGCGCCCGATACCAACTCATGCCCGTACAAGGAGACGACGCCGCCGGCCGTCGACGCGTCTGAGGTGCCCAAACCAGGCCAGGCTCCCCCCGGTCCGCTGCCCGTTCCGGCCTCCCCTCTGGGCGGAGACGCATTATCGGGTTGCGGCGTCATCACCGCGCCCGGCACGCCGCCGCTGCCCAACGACGTCTCGGCCGAGGCGTGGCTCGTTGCCGACCTGGACACCGGCGATGTCATCGCCGCCAAGGATCCGCACGGCAGGCACCGCCCCGCGAGTGTCATCAAGGTCCTGGTCGCGATGCAGGCCATCAGGGACCTGCCGATCCACAAGGTCGTCCCCGGTACCGCCGAGGATTCCGCGCAGGAGGGCACGAAGGTCGGCGTCGGCGAGAACGGTTTCTACTCCATCAACGACCTGCTGCACGGCCTGCTGATGTATTCGGGCAATGATGCCGCGCACGCGCTGGCCGCACAGCTCGGCGGGATGGACACCGCCCTCGGCAAGCTCAACAACCTGGCTGACAAGCTCGGCGGGCACGACACCCGGGTGGCCACCCCGTCGGGACTCGACGGACCGGGCATGAGCACCTCGGCCTACGACCTGGGCCTGTTCTACCGATACGCCTGGCAGAACCCGATTTTCGCCGACATCGTCAGCACCCAGAGCTTCGACTTCCCCGGCCGTGGCGACGCCGGGTATCCGATCGAGAACGACAACAAACTGCTCGCCAACTACGACGGCGCGCTCGGCGGCAAGACCGGCTATACCGACGACGCCGGCCAGACATTCGTCGGGGCGGCCCAACGCGACGGCCGCCGTCTGGTTGCGGTAATGCTGCGCGGAACCCGCCAGCCGATCGCACCGTGGGAGCAGGCGGCACATCTGCTGGACTACGGCTTCTCGACGCCGCCGGGCACCAAGGTCGGCACGCTGATCGAACCCGACCCCTCGCTCGTCGCGCCGAAGCCGGAGGCGGCCGCCGGCGCCGGAGCGCTCAACGCCGCACCGCTACTGCCCGACGTCGACGCCACACCCGTACGCGTCGGTGTGGGCATCGTCGGATCGATCATCGTGTTCGGGCTCATCATGGCCGCCCGATCGGTAAATCGCCGCCCACAGAACTGA
- a CDS encoding alpha/beta fold hydrolase, protein MKERAPIHLGSGEPMLLLHPFMMSQNVWKGVAPLVAETGRYEVLAPTMPGHNGGVKGRFFLDTAELADDMERRMDELGWDTAHIVGNSLGGWTAFELARRGRARTLTGIAPAGGWHRYTPAKFEIVFKFIAGLPVYLGAKLLGERALKLPYVRQLGFVPISATADRLNDEQWLDIIDDVTHCPAYYQLLVKSLLMPGLLELAETRIPTHLVICEKDRVLPHPRFTRHFTKHLPEDIDITHLDDVGHIPMYEAPRRVADLIVGFADSYASPPPHEAIS, encoded by the coding sequence ATGAAGGAGCGCGCACCGATACACCTGGGTTCAGGCGAGCCGATGCTGTTGCTGCATCCGTTCATGATGTCGCAGAACGTCTGGAAAGGCGTCGCCCCGCTCGTTGCCGAGACGGGTCGATACGAGGTACTCGCGCCGACCATGCCGGGTCACAACGGTGGCGTGAAAGGCAGATTCTTCCTGGACACCGCCGAGCTGGCCGACGACATGGAACGCCGGATGGACGAGCTCGGGTGGGACACCGCGCATATCGTGGGCAACTCGCTGGGCGGCTGGACGGCGTTCGAGCTGGCGCGCCGCGGCCGCGCCCGCACGCTGACCGGCATCGCCCCGGCCGGCGGCTGGCATCGTTACACTCCCGCCAAGTTCGAGATCGTGTTCAAGTTCATCGCCGGCCTGCCCGTCTACCTGGGCGCCAAGCTGCTGGGCGAGCGCGCGCTGAAGCTGCCCTACGTTCGTCAGCTCGGCTTCGTGCCGATCAGCGCGACGGCGGACCGGCTCAACGACGAGCAGTGGTTGGACATCATCGACGACGTCACCCACTGCCCGGCCTACTACCAGCTGCTGGTCAAGTCCCTGTTGATGCCGGGCCTGTTGGAACTGGCCGAGACCAGGATTCCCACGCATCTGGTCATCTGCGAGAAGGACCGGGTGCTGCCGCATCCGCGGTTCACCCGGCACTTCACCAAGCACCTGCCGGAGGACATTGACATCACGCACCTCGACGACGTCGGGCACATCCCGATGTACGAGGCGCCGCGCCGCGTCGCCGACCTGATCGTCGGCTTCGCCGACAGCTACGCGAGCCCTCCCCCGCACGAGGCCATCAGCTAA
- a CDS encoding Lrp/AsnC family transcriptional regulator translates to MTNPGLGPVSFRVNQSRPGAAFQLDDLSKQIIEKLQQDGRRSYAGIGKAVGLSEAAVRQRVQRMVDAGVMQIVAVTDPMQLGFARQAMIGIRCTGDTTRVAEKLAAIESVDYVVLTAGSFDAICEVVCADDDDLLDLLNTQIRALPGVISTETLVYLKLVKQQYNWGTR, encoded by the coding sequence ATGACTAACCCGGGTCTCGGGCCCGTCTCGTTCCGCGTCAACCAGTCTCGGCCTGGTGCGGCGTTCCAGCTCGACGACTTGTCCAAACAGATCATCGAGAAACTGCAGCAGGACGGTCGACGGTCCTACGCCGGCATCGGCAAGGCAGTCGGCCTCTCCGAAGCTGCCGTCCGGCAGCGGGTGCAGCGGATGGTCGACGCAGGCGTCATGCAGATCGTCGCGGTCACCGATCCGATGCAGCTGGGCTTCGCCCGGCAGGCGATGATCGGCATCCGGTGTACCGGGGACACCACCCGGGTAGCCGAGAAACTGGCTGCCATCGAGTCCGTCGACTACGTCGTGCTCACGGCCGGGTCGTTCGATGCCATCTGCGAAGTCGTTTGCGCCGACGACGACGACCTTCTCGACCTACTCAACACCCAAATTCGCGCATTACCGGGAGTGATATCCACCGAGACACTTGTTTACCTGAAACTCGTTAAACAGCAATACAATTGGGGCACAAGATGA
- a CDS encoding aspartate aminotransferase family protein, with protein sequence MTATDITQDISAELGATADRHLWGHFARHGAGITPPIITRGEGVTIWDSKGKSYIDGLSGLFVVQVGHGRKELAEAAAKQAETLAFFPLWSYATPPAIELSERIAGYAPGDLNRVFFTTGGGEAVESAWKLAKNYFKLTGKPGKHKVISRAIAYHGTPQGALAITGLPAFKEQFEPLTPGGFRAPNTNFYRAPALYEHDAKAFGQYCADRIAEAIEFEGPDTVCAVFLEPVQNAGGCFPPPPGYFERVREICDEYDVLLVSDEVICAYGRIGSMFACDDFGYVPDIITCAKGLTSGYSPIGAMIASDRLFEPFNDGKTTFAHGYTFGGHPVSSAVALANLDIFEREGLNAHVKEMAPAFRSTLEQLYDLPIVGDVRGEGFFYGIELVKDKTTKETFNDEESERLLRGFLTPALFEAGLYCRADDRGDPVVQLAPPLISGQREFDAIYQILRGVLDEASRML encoded by the coding sequence ATGACCGCTACCGATATCACACAAGACATTTCAGCCGAACTGGGTGCCACCGCCGATCGTCACCTGTGGGGGCACTTCGCCCGCCACGGCGCCGGCATCACACCCCCGATCATCACCCGCGGCGAAGGCGTCACCATCTGGGACAGCAAGGGCAAGAGCTACATCGACGGCCTATCGGGTCTGTTCGTCGTCCAGGTCGGCCATGGCCGCAAGGAACTCGCCGAGGCCGCCGCGAAACAGGCCGAGACGCTGGCGTTCTTCCCGCTGTGGTCGTACGCCACGCCGCCGGCGATCGAGTTGTCCGAGCGCATCGCCGGATACGCACCGGGCGATCTCAACCGCGTGTTCTTCACCACCGGCGGCGGCGAGGCCGTGGAGTCGGCGTGGAAACTCGCCAAGAACTATTTCAAGCTGACTGGAAAACCCGGTAAGCACAAGGTGATTTCGCGTGCGATCGCTTATCACGGCACCCCGCAGGGTGCCCTGGCGATCACCGGCCTCCCCGCGTTCAAGGAGCAATTCGAGCCGCTGACGCCGGGCGGCTTTCGCGCGCCCAACACCAACTTCTACCGCGCGCCCGCGTTGTACGAGCACGACGCCAAGGCCTTCGGCCAGTATTGCGCGGACCGGATCGCGGAGGCCATTGAATTCGAGGGGCCCGACACCGTATGCGCGGTGTTCCTCGAACCGGTGCAGAACGCCGGCGGCTGCTTCCCCCCGCCGCCAGGCTATTTCGAACGCGTTCGCGAGATCTGCGACGAGTACGACGTGCTCCTGGTCTCCGACGAGGTGATCTGCGCTTACGGCCGCATCGGATCGATGTTCGCCTGCGACGACTTCGGCTACGTACCCGACATCATCACCTGCGCAAAGGGTTTGACGTCGGGGTACTCACCTATTGGTGCGATGATCGCCTCCGATCGGCTGTTCGAACCGTTCAACGACGGCAAGACGACCTTCGCCCACGGCTACACGTTCGGGGGCCATCCGGTGTCGTCGGCTGTGGCGCTGGCCAATCTCGACATCTTCGAACGCGAGGGTCTCAACGCTCATGTCAAGGAGATGGCGCCGGCGTTTCGGTCGACGCTCGAGCAGCTCTACGACCTTCCGATCGTCGGCGATGTCCGCGGCGAAGGGTTTTTCTACGGCATCGAGCTGGTCAAGGACAAGACGACCAAGGAGACCTTCAACGACGAGGAGAGCGAGCGGCTGCTGCGCGGCTTCCTGACACCTGCGCTCTTCGAGGCCGGACTGTACTGCCGCGCCGACGACCGCGGCGATCCAGTAGTACAGCTGGCGCCCCCACTGATCAGCGGTCAGCGGGAGTTCGACGCGATCTATCAGATCCTTCGCGGCGTCCTCGACGAAGCGAGCCGAATGCTCTAG